The Pseudomonas asiatica genome has a segment encoding these proteins:
- a CDS encoding glycerate kinase, whose amino-acid sequence MKIVIAPDSFKDSLDAAGVARAIAAGLGEAWPEAELVECPMADGGEGTMDAILAASHGELRRQTVRGPLGQSVEAGWGWLPQSRTAIIEMAQASGLQLVPPGQRDACRSSTWGTGELIAAALAAGAQRVVLAIGGSATNDAGSGMLRALGLRLLDADGQALEEGGLALAKLARIDASDLDPRLAEVQFEVAADVDNPLCGANGASAIFGPQKGANPQQVQALDQALGHFADHCALLLGEDVRDYPGCGAAGGMGFAARAFMGAQFRPGVEVVAELAGLDALVQGADLVVTGEGRFDAQTLRGKTPMGVARVAKRHGVPVVVLAGTLGEGYQQLYAHGVDAAFALASGPMSLEQACANAAELLRARACDIGRLWRCATQSPLGCAVA is encoded by the coding sequence ATGAAGATCGTCATTGCCCCCGACTCGTTCAAGGACAGCCTCGACGCTGCCGGTGTCGCCCGCGCCATTGCGGCGGGCCTGGGCGAGGCCTGGCCGGAGGCCGAGCTGGTCGAGTGCCCGATGGCCGACGGTGGCGAAGGCACCATGGATGCGATTCTCGCTGCCAGCCACGGCGAACTGCGTCGTCAGACCGTGCGCGGGCCGCTGGGGCAAAGCGTGGAGGCGGGCTGGGGCTGGCTGCCGCAAAGCCGCACGGCGATCATCGAAATGGCCCAGGCCAGTGGCCTGCAGTTGGTGCCGCCAGGCCAGCGCGATGCCTGCCGCAGCAGCACCTGGGGCACCGGCGAGCTGATTGCCGCCGCCCTGGCCGCCGGCGCGCAACGGGTAGTGCTGGCCATCGGCGGCAGCGCCACCAACGACGCGGGCAGCGGCATGTTGCGGGCGCTGGGCCTGCGCCTGCTGGACGCCGATGGGCAAGCGCTGGAAGAGGGCGGCCTGGCCTTGGCCAAGCTGGCCCGCATCGATGCCAGCGACCTCGACCCGCGCCTGGCCGAGGTGCAGTTCGAAGTCGCAGCAGACGTCGACAACCCGCTGTGTGGCGCCAATGGCGCCTCGGCGATCTTCGGCCCGCAGAAGGGCGCCAACCCACAGCAGGTGCAGGCGCTGGACCAGGCCCTGGGGCATTTTGCCGACCATTGTGCGCTGCTGCTGGGTGAGGATGTGCGGGACTACCCTGGCTGTGGCGCTGCCGGCGGCATGGGGTTCGCCGCGCGTGCTTTCATGGGCGCGCAGTTCCGCCCAGGGGTGGAAGTGGTGGCCGAACTGGCCGGCCTGGATGCCTTGGTGCAGGGCGCAGACCTGGTGGTGACTGGCGAAGGTCGCTTCGACGCCCAGACCTTGCGTGGCAAGACGCCGATGGGCGTGGCCCGGGTTGCCAAGCGCCACGGGGTGCCGGTGGTGGTGCTGGCCGGGACCTTGGGTGAAGGCTACCAGCAGCTGTATGCCCATGGTGTCGATGCTGCCTTTGCCCTGGCCAGCGGGCCGATGAGCCTGGAGCAGGCATGTGCCAATGCCGCTGAGCTGCTGCGGGCGCGGGCTTGTGATATCGGGCGGCTGTGGCGCTGCGCAACGCAGAGTCCCTTGGGCTGCGCTGTTGCGTAG
- a CDS encoding sugar diacid recognition domain-containing protein has protein sequence MFELDHDLAQDIVDRAMAILPCNVNVMDSQGLILGSGEPERINTRHEGAQLVLANGRIVELDTDAAKCLKGVQPGVNLPLMLDGRLMGVLGLTGDPQQVRTYGELVRMTAEMLLAQRHLQADQQWRRQRCDDLLALLLGGSGDSPRLLDEARQLGLKPQLPRVPCLFELASGPAAETLAAWLMSRYPDSWCVSPARQSLLWCRPAGVVLDEPRLLERLQRHGWEVERLALGSAAQSLEQLRRGYRRVRDLLAYGREVLPGERLLSLQRYRLPALLWRHRNDDALDELLEPLQRIRSKDSSGQLLTTLRAWCAHDGQSQACADALGIHRNSLRYRLERIAELGEVDPLRMEGMLSLYLGLQLLPAD, from the coding sequence ATGTTCGAACTCGACCATGACCTGGCGCAGGATATCGTTGACCGCGCGATGGCCATTCTGCCATGCAACGTCAATGTCATGGACAGCCAGGGGTTGATCCTTGGCAGTGGCGAACCGGAGCGTATCAACACCCGCCACGAGGGCGCGCAACTGGTGCTGGCCAACGGCCGCATCGTCGAGCTGGATACCGACGCGGCCAAATGCCTGAAGGGCGTGCAGCCCGGGGTGAACCTGCCGCTGATGCTGGATGGCCGATTGATGGGCGTACTCGGCCTGACCGGTGACCCGCAGCAAGTGCGTACCTATGGTGAACTGGTGCGCATGACCGCCGAAATGCTGCTGGCCCAGCGCCATTTGCAGGCCGACCAGCAATGGCGACGGCAGCGCTGTGACGATTTGCTGGCCCTGCTGCTGGGCGGCAGCGGCGATTCTCCACGGTTGCTCGACGAGGCCCGGCAACTGGGCCTGAAACCCCAGTTGCCGCGGGTACCGTGCCTGTTCGAACTGGCCTCGGGGCCAGCCGCCGAAACCCTGGCGGCATGGTTGATGAGCCGCTACCCGGACAGTTGGTGCGTAAGCCCGGCCCGCCAGTCGTTGTTGTGGTGTCGCCCGGCAGGCGTGGTGCTGGACGAACCTCGCCTGCTGGAACGCCTGCAGCGCCATGGCTGGGAAGTGGAGCGGCTGGCCCTGGGCAGTGCCGCGCAAAGCCTGGAGCAACTGCGCCGGGGTTATCGCCGGGTGCGCGACCTGCTGGCCTATGGGCGCGAGGTACTGCCCGGCGAGCGCCTGCTCAGCCTGCAACGCTACCGGTTACCGGCATTGCTGTGGCGGCATCGCAACGATGATGCGCTGGATGAATTGCTGGAGCCGTTGCAGCGTATTCGCAGCAAGGACAGCAGCGGGCAGTTGCTCACCACCCTGCGCGCCTGGTGTGCCCATGACGGCCAGAGCCAGGCCTGTGCCGATGCCCTGGGCATCCACCGCAACAGCCTGCGCTACCGCCTGGAGCGGATTGCCGAGCTGGGCGAGGTCGACCCGCTGCGCATGGAAGGGATGCTTAGCCTCTACCTGGGGTTGCAGCTGCTGCCTGCCGACTGA
- a CDS encoding MFS transporter: MAYSPAPDQGTDTNRNALYRRITLRLIPFIFICYLFNYLDRVNVGFAKLQMLDALKFSETVYGLGAGIFFIGYVLCGLPSNLALNRFGPRRWIALMMIAWGSLSTCLLFVTTPTEFYALRLLTGAAEAGFFPGVVLYLSRWFPAARRGRIMALFMSAIPVSGLLGGPFSGWILQHFAAGQHGLAGWQWMFLIQGLPTVALGVLAVFLLSDGYQKAAWLSPAERQLIAADLEADAASKPSTTGDGVLAVLTNPLIWTFGFVYFCIQSGVYAINFWLPSIIKNMGFDNPLLIGWLSAIPYLLAGVFMILCGRSADLRNERRWHLVVPMLMGAIGLLIAVNFAGNPAIAILGLSIATMGALTGLPMFWPMPTALLSAGAAVAGLAIINSVGQMAGFLSPYLVGFIKDQTGSTDAALYSLAALIVLGSLVALRVTRAGALSTARAS; this comes from the coding sequence ATGGCATACAGCCCCGCCCCTGACCAAGGCACGGACACCAACCGCAACGCGCTGTACCGGCGCATCACCCTGCGGCTGATTCCGTTCATTTTCATCTGCTACCTGTTCAACTACCTGGACCGCGTCAACGTCGGCTTTGCCAAGCTGCAGATGCTCGACGCGCTGAAGTTCAGCGAAACGGTGTACGGCCTTGGCGCCGGCATCTTCTTCATCGGTTACGTGCTCTGCGGCCTGCCGAGCAACCTGGCACTCAACCGCTTCGGCCCGCGGCGCTGGATCGCGCTGATGATGATCGCCTGGGGCAGCCTCTCCACCTGCCTGCTGTTCGTCACAACACCCACCGAGTTCTATGCCTTGCGCCTGCTGACCGGCGCCGCCGAAGCCGGCTTCTTCCCGGGCGTGGTGCTGTACCTTTCGCGCTGGTTCCCGGCGGCCCGTCGCGGTCGCATCATGGCCCTGTTCATGTCGGCGATCCCGGTTTCGGGCCTGCTCGGCGGGCCGTTCTCCGGCTGGATCCTCCAGCACTTCGCCGCCGGCCAGCACGGCCTGGCCGGCTGGCAATGGATGTTCCTGATCCAGGGCCTGCCGACCGTTGCCCTGGGTGTACTGGCGGTGTTCCTGCTCAGTGACGGCTACCAGAAAGCCGCCTGGCTGAGCCCGGCCGAACGCCAGCTGATCGCCGCCGACCTCGAGGCCGATGCCGCCAGCAAGCCGAGCACCACCGGCGACGGCGTGCTCGCCGTGTTGACCAACCCGCTGATCTGGACCTTCGGCTTTGTCTACTTCTGCATCCAGAGCGGTGTGTACGCGATAAACTTCTGGCTGCCGTCGATCATCAAGAACATGGGCTTCGACAACCCGCTGCTGATCGGCTGGCTCAGCGCCATCCCGTACCTGCTGGCCGGCGTGTTCATGATCCTGTGCGGGCGTTCGGCCGACCTGCGCAACGAGCGCCGCTGGCATCTTGTGGTGCCGATGCTGATGGGCGCCATCGGCCTGCTGATCGCGGTGAACTTCGCCGGCAACCCGGCCATCGCCATCCTCGGCCTGTCGATCGCCACCATGGGCGCGCTCACCGGCCTGCCGATGTTCTGGCCGATGCCCACTGCACTGCTCAGCGCCGGCGCGGCTGTCGCCGGCCTGGCGATCATCAACTCGGTGGGCCAGATGGCCGGTTTCCTCAGCCCGTACCTGGTCGGTTTCATCAAGGACCAGACCGGCTCGACCGATGCCGCGCTGTATTCGCTGGCGGCGTTGATCGTGCTGGGTAGCCTGGTGGCCTTGCGGGTTACCCGGGCTGGTGCGCTGAGTACTGCAAGGGCCAGTTGA
- a CDS encoding FAD-dependent oxidoreductase → MTQHAVARLAQLDEHRPLRVQAGSEEIILIRQGDQVHAYQGNCPHEGAPLNEGVVCGGLLVCPWHKAAFAVDEGAVCEPPALADLRRYKTWVKGDEVWVDDQPLPRTEPPRHSDARCFVVVGAGAAGSAAVATLLAHGFAGRLVWVDQERQPAYDRTSLSKFVIAGQMPPDEVPALLDADALRKGQLERKHGKVRTLNTQKRQVTLADGQQIDYDACLLATGGKALRPDIPGVDLPGVFTLRSREDAAHLLDAAEPGQPAVIVGDGFIGLEAASALRKYAVQVHLVTRREVPLARQLGERIGRSIRELHERKGVTFHGPTEVERIEGQGKVEAVLLANGERLLTPLVLLGTGVRPATAFIQGVLLTEDKSVQVDAEMRAADGLWAAGDIATFPLSGRPVRIEHWRLAQQHGVIAAANMLGEQRRYADVPFFWTYQHGRTYEVLGHARDWNRIEFVGEPEKGDFIALQCVDERVEAVIAKGYSDAMATLSQRLKRPLTLQEALALIG, encoded by the coding sequence ATGACCCAGCACGCCGTGGCCCGCCTGGCCCAACTCGACGAACACCGCCCCCTGCGCGTCCAGGCCGGCAGCGAGGAGATCATCCTCATCCGCCAGGGCGACCAGGTGCACGCCTACCAGGGCAACTGCCCCCACGAAGGCGCGCCACTCAATGAAGGCGTGGTGTGCGGCGGCCTGCTGGTGTGCCCCTGGCACAAGGCCGCGTTCGCCGTGGACGAGGGTGCGGTCTGCGAGCCGCCGGCCCTGGCCGACCTGCGCCGCTACAAGACCTGGGTCAAGGGCGACGAGGTCTGGGTCGATGACCAACCCCTACCCAGAACCGAGCCGCCCCGCCACAGCGACGCCCGCTGTTTCGTGGTGGTCGGCGCCGGTGCCGCGGGCAGCGCCGCAGTCGCCACCCTGCTGGCCCATGGCTTTGCCGGCCGCCTGGTCTGGGTCGATCAGGAGCGCCAGCCAGCCTACGATCGTACTTCCCTCAGCAAATTCGTGATCGCCGGGCAGATGCCGCCCGATGAGGTGCCGGCCCTGCTCGACGCCGACGCCCTGCGCAAGGGCCAGCTGGAGCGCAAGCATGGCAAGGTGCGCACCCTGAACACCCAGAAACGCCAGGTCACCCTGGCCGACGGCCAGCAGATCGACTATGACGCCTGCCTGCTGGCCACCGGCGGCAAGGCGCTTCGGCCCGATATCCCGGGCGTCGACCTGCCCGGGGTATTTACCCTGCGCTCACGGGAAGATGCCGCACACCTGCTGGACGCTGCCGAGCCCGGCCAGCCGGCAGTGATCGTCGGCGACGGTTTCATCGGCCTTGAGGCCGCCTCGGCCTTGCGCAAGTACGCTGTGCAGGTGCACCTGGTCACCCGCCGTGAGGTCCCCCTGGCCCGGCAGCTGGGCGAGCGCATCGGCCGTAGCATCCGCGAGTTGCACGAACGCAAGGGGGTCACCTTCCACGGCCCCACCGAGGTCGAGCGGATCGAGGGCCAGGGCAAGGTCGAGGCCGTGCTGCTGGCCAACGGTGAACGGCTACTGACGCCATTGGTGCTGCTGGGCACCGGGGTCAGACCGGCGACCGCTTTCATCCAGGGGGTGCTGCTGACCGAGGACAAGTCGGTGCAAGTCGACGCTGAAATGCGCGCTGCAGATGGCCTGTGGGCCGCAGGGGATATCGCCACCTTCCCGCTCAGCGGGCGCCCGGTGCGTATCGAACACTGGCGCCTGGCCCAGCAACATGGGGTGATCGCCGCCGCCAACATGCTCGGCGAGCAGCGCCGCTATGCCGACGTGCCGTTCTTCTGGACCTACCAGCACGGCCGCACCTACGAAGTACTGGGCCACGCGCGGGACTGGAACCGCATCGAGTTCGTCGGCGAGCCGGAAAAAGGCGACTTCATCGCCTTGCAATGCGTGGATGAACGGGTCGAGGCGGTCATCGCCAAGGGCTATTCCGATGCCATGGCGACGCTATCGCAACGCCTGAAGCGCCCGTTGACCTTGCAGGAGGCCTTGGCGCTGATCGGTTGA
- a CDS encoding aldo/keto reductase, protein MIYRPLGHSGLQVSALTLGSMMFGEQTSTEDALRIIDKAWDQGINFIDTADVYNAGRAEEIVGEAVARHRQDWIVASKVGFGPADGLPNRSGLSRKHIFNALEATLTRMDMDYLDIYYLHREDQKVPLEETVQAIGDLLRQGKIRYWGVSNFRGWRIAEACHIAERLGVPRPVVSQPLYNIVNRQAEPEQLTAAGAHGLGVVPFSPLARGVLSGKYAPGAVPDAGSRAGRQDKRIMEVEWRQESLAIARQIQAYVDAKGVGIVEFAIAWVLNNRLVSSAIVGPRTEEQWDTYGGALAVKITAEDEAFIDSLVTPGHASTPGFNDVAHYVSGRLARG, encoded by the coding sequence ATGATCTACCGCCCCCTCGGCCACAGTGGCCTGCAGGTTTCCGCCCTTACCCTGGGCAGCATGATGTTCGGCGAGCAGACCAGCACCGAGGACGCCCTGCGCATCATCGACAAGGCCTGGGACCAGGGCATCAACTTCATCGACACCGCAGACGTGTACAACGCCGGGCGCGCGGAGGAAATCGTCGGCGAAGCGGTGGCCCGCCATCGCCAGGACTGGATCGTGGCCAGCAAGGTCGGCTTCGGCCCGGCCGATGGCCTGCCCAACCGCAGCGGGCTGTCGCGCAAGCACATCTTCAATGCCCTGGAGGCCACGCTGACGCGCATGGACATGGACTACCTGGACATCTATTACCTGCACCGCGAAGACCAAAAAGTGCCGCTGGAAGAAACCGTTCAGGCCATCGGCGACCTGCTGCGCCAGGGCAAGATCCGCTACTGGGGCGTGTCCAACTTCCGCGGCTGGCGCATCGCCGAGGCCTGCCACATTGCCGAGCGCCTGGGCGTGCCCAGGCCAGTGGTGAGCCAGCCGCTGTACAACATCGTCAATCGCCAGGCCGAGCCGGAGCAACTCACCGCAGCCGGCGCCCATGGCCTGGGCGTGGTGCCGTTCAGCCCGCTCGCGCGGGGCGTGCTCAGCGGCAAGTATGCACCGGGGGCGGTGCCGGATGCCGGTAGCCGTGCCGGGCGCCAGGACAAGCGCATCATGGAGGTGGAATGGCGCCAGGAGTCGCTGGCCATTGCCCGGCAGATCCAGGCCTATGTGGATGCCAAGGGCGTGGGTATCGTCGAGTTCGCGATCGCCTGGGTGCTGAACAACCGGCTGGTCAGTTCGGCGATTGTCGGGCCGCGGACGGAAGAACAGTGGGATACCTATGGCGGCGCGCTGGCGGTGAAGATTACCGCGGAGGATGAAGCGTTCATTGATTCGCTGGTCACGCCGGGGCATGCGTCGACGCCGGGGTTCAATGATGTGGCGCATTATGTGAGTGGGCGGTTGGCCCGCGGCTGA
- a CDS encoding alkene reductase, whose product MKLLQPLKVGPLTLPNRVFMAPLTRLRSLEPGDVPTSLMAEYYRQRASAGLIITEATQISFQAKGYSGSPGIHSAEQIAAWKHVNEGIHANGGHSAVQVWHTGRVSHTSLQPGGEAPVAPSALPAAARTTLRDEHGNLMRVETSAPRALSEAEIAGIVADFGQAAANAREAGFDFIELHAAHGYLLHQFLTPSANQREDRYGGSVENRARIVLEAVDAAIASWSAERVGIRVFPLGGFNGVDNGEDQEAAGLYLIRELAKRNLAYLHLSEPDWAGGKPLRDEFRQAIRAAYPGVIIAAGAYTAEKGEDLIGRGLIDAVAFGRNFIANPDLVERLRVQAPLNAHRAQFDYANGAEGYTDYPFLMQA is encoded by the coding sequence ATGAAACTCTTGCAACCCTTGAAAGTCGGCCCGCTCACCCTGCCCAACCGCGTGTTCATGGCCCCCCTCACCCGCCTGCGCAGCCTCGAGCCGGGTGACGTACCTACCTCGCTGATGGCCGAGTACTACCGCCAACGCGCCAGCGCCGGGCTGATCATCACCGAAGCCACGCAGATTTCCTTCCAGGCCAAGGGCTATTCCGGCTCGCCGGGCATCCACAGCGCCGAGCAGATCGCCGCCTGGAAGCATGTCAACGAAGGCATCCACGCCAATGGCGGCCATAGCGCCGTGCAGGTGTGGCACACCGGGCGGGTATCGCACACTTCCCTGCAACCCGGCGGCGAAGCACCGGTGGCACCTTCGGCGCTGCCGGCCGCTGCCCGCACTACCCTGCGTGACGAGCACGGCAACCTGATGCGTGTGGAAACCTCTGCGCCGCGGGCGCTGAGCGAGGCGGAAATCGCCGGCATCGTTGCCGACTTCGGCCAGGCGGCGGCTAATGCCCGTGAAGCCGGGTTCGACTTCATCGAGCTGCACGCCGCCCACGGCTACCTGCTGCATCAGTTCCTCACCCCCAGCGCCAACCAACGCGAAGATCGCTACGGCGGCAGCGTCGAGAACCGTGCGCGTATCGTGCTTGAAGCAGTGGACGCGGCGATTGCCAGCTGGAGTGCCGAACGCGTGGGTATCCGTGTGTTCCCGCTGGGTGGTTTCAATGGCGTGGACAATGGCGAGGACCAGGAAGCCGCAGGCCTGTACCTGATACGCGAACTGGCCAAGCGCAACCTTGCCTATCTGCACCTGTCCGAACCGGACTGGGCTGGCGGCAAGCCGCTGCGTGACGAATTCCGCCAGGCGATTCGTGCGGCCTACCCGGGGGTGATCATTGCTGCCGGTGCCTACACCGCCGAGAAAGGCGAAGACCTGATCGGGCGTGGCTTGATCGATGCCGTAGCGTTCGGGCGCAACTTCATTGCCAACCCGGACCTGGTAGAGCGGCTGCGGGTGCAGGCGCCGTTGAATGCGCACCGGGCGCAGTTCGACTATGCCAATGGGGCTGAGGGGTATACGGATTATCCGTTCCTCATGCAGGCTTGA
- a CDS encoding LLM class flavin-dependent oxidoreductase has translation MIALSVLDLVMIGEGKTFADAIEESRQLARHVEQQHYSRYWIAEHHDMPGIGSAATSLVINEIANATRHIRVGAGGIMLPNHAPLVVAEQFGTLDTLHPGRIDLGLGRAPGSSGPTVRALRGAAPERDFSQDIAELRDYLADNGQRRVRGVPGKHDIPVWILGSSLFGADLAAKLGLPYAFASHFAPRYLLQAIAHYRANFQPSAQLAKPYVMVGMNLFAADSDAEADYLASSHRKWMLDLHVGRFGLLPKPQEGYIESLPGHERAVLEQVMACTVAGGPERVREGLRTLIEQTGADELMIDCRIHDPLARQRSHAYAAQALAQLG, from the coding sequence ATGATTGCACTGTCCGTACTGGACCTGGTCATGATCGGCGAAGGCAAGACCTTCGCCGACGCGATCGAAGAGTCCCGCCAACTGGCGCGCCATGTCGAGCAACAGCACTACAGCCGCTACTGGATCGCCGAACACCACGACATGCCGGGCATCGGCTCGGCCGCCACGTCACTGGTCATCAACGAAATAGCCAACGCCACCCGGCATATCCGCGTTGGCGCCGGTGGCATCATGCTGCCCAACCACGCGCCGCTGGTGGTGGCCGAGCAGTTCGGCACGCTCGACACCCTGCACCCTGGCCGCATCGACCTGGGCCTCGGCCGTGCGCCGGGCAGCTCCGGGCCGACCGTGCGCGCCTTGCGTGGTGCTGCGCCAGAGCGCGACTTCAGCCAGGACATCGCTGAGCTGCGTGACTACCTGGCCGACAACGGCCAGCGCCGCGTGCGCGGCGTGCCGGGCAAGCATGACATCCCGGTGTGGATCCTCGGTTCCAGCCTGTTCGGCGCCGACCTGGCAGCGAAACTGGGCCTGCCCTATGCCTTCGCCTCGCACTTTGCCCCGCGCTACCTGCTGCAGGCCATTGCCCACTACCGGGCCAACTTCCAGCCTTCGGCACAACTGGCCAAGCCGTATGTGATGGTGGGCATGAACCTGTTCGCCGCCGACAGCGACGCCGAGGCAGATTACCTGGCCAGCTCCCATCGCAAGTGGATGCTGGACCTGCATGTCGGGCGCTTCGGCCTGTTGCCCAAGCCGCAGGAGGGTTATATCGAGAGCCTGCCGGGCCATGAGCGCGCGGTACTTGAGCAGGTGATGGCCTGCACCGTGGCCGGCGGGCCGGAGCGGGTAAGGGAAGGGTTGCGCACCCTGATCGAGCAGACCGGTGCGGATGAACTGATGATCGACTGCCGCATTCACGACCCGCTGGCGCGGCAGCGTTCGCATGCCTATGCCGCGCAGGCCCTGGCGCAGCTGGGTTAA